The following coding sequences are from one Hyalangium gracile window:
- a CDS encoding (deoxy)nucleoside triphosphate pyrophosphohydrolase produces MGRRQIRVVGAMLQNDEGCYLITQRPPKASLPLLWEFPGGRVEEGETDPQALAREIREEMGVDVVVLEEAMHTHHEYPKYDIDFRVFRCRLRDSKAPIQHLRVHDHRWVTLEQMSQYQFPDADAKTLAKLLDLEA; encoded by the coding sequence ATGGGTCGCCGTCAGATCCGCGTCGTGGGCGCGATGCTGCAGAACGACGAAGGGTGCTACCTCATCACCCAGCGACCGCCCAAGGCGTCGCTCCCGCTGCTGTGGGAGTTCCCGGGTGGCCGCGTGGAGGAGGGGGAGACCGATCCCCAGGCGCTCGCGCGGGAGATCCGCGAGGAGATGGGGGTGGACGTCGTGGTGCTCGAAGAGGCCATGCACACCCACCACGAGTATCCGAAGTACGACATCGACTTCCGCGTCTTCCGCTGCCGGCTGCGCGATTCGAAGGCGCCCATCCAGCACCTGCGCGTACACGATCACCGCTGGGTGACGCTGGAGCAGATGTCGCAGTACCAGTTCCCCGACGCGGACGCGAAGACGCTGGCGAAGCTGCTCGACCTGGAAGCCTGA
- a CDS encoding Glu/Leu/Phe/Val family dehydrogenase gives MASEENFMRAPAPTPKRTIYTEAMEIFHRAADLIGLDKRVRLELEEPDYEHIFYVTTKLKDRLVPLAPEEAKAFSDLSVTQVRNPDGLERLADGKIILNGRALLGSDVSIRRGHLRLPDGGVYQLVPGESQRFKAYRVQHNQARGPYKGGIRYHREVSLDLFKALAAEMTWKTAISEVPFGGGKGGIQIDPRQYGKEELENITLRFMYKLKSLIGPNIDIPAPDVGTNGDIMALMYRQYSDGERERHNMRGIVTGKDVRIGGSEGRVKATGQGVVYCIEDYYADRGETLKGKTFTMQGFGNVGSHCAAILCNLGARLLAVNDADGSIYNGDGIDVPALMAYVNDPKNLKKSVAGFPGAQRIEKKDLWEIQADMLIPAALGGEITADVAEKLKVKLIAEGANGPTTPEADRVLQKRGIDLIPDIIANAGGVTVSYYEWIQNKRMERWSEAEVDQRLEKAMKRNYRIIRDISRNQSRKTEMHDSRQYTIGKVVDPRCAAMILALKRIEAHYLLEGFSQ, from the coding sequence ATGGCTAGCGAAGAGAACTTCATGCGCGCCCCCGCGCCCACGCCGAAGCGCACCATCTACACGGAGGCGATGGAGATCTTCCACCGCGCCGCCGATCTCATCGGTCTGGACAAGCGCGTCCGGCTCGAGCTCGAAGAGCCCGACTACGAGCACATCTTCTACGTCACCACCAAGCTCAAGGACCGTCTGGTCCCCCTCGCCCCCGAGGAGGCCAAGGCCTTCTCCGATCTCTCCGTCACCCAGGTGCGCAACCCCGACGGACTTGAGCGCCTTGCCGACGGCAAGATCATCCTAAATGGCCGCGCCCTGCTGGGCTCGGACGTATCCATCCGCCGTGGCCACCTGCGCCTGCCCGATGGCGGCGTCTACCAGCTGGTCCCCGGCGAGTCCCAGCGCTTCAAGGCCTACCGCGTCCAGCACAACCAGGCCCGCGGCCCCTACAAGGGTGGTATCCGCTACCACCGCGAGGTGTCCCTGGATCTCTTCAAGGCCCTGGCCGCGGAGATGACGTGGAAGACGGCCATCTCCGAGGTCCCCTTCGGCGGCGGCAAGGGTGGCATCCAGATCGATCCGCGCCAGTACGGCAAGGAGGAGCTGGAGAACATCACCCTGCGCTTCATGTACAAGCTCAAGAGCCTCATCGGGCCGAACATCGACATCCCCGCCCCGGACGTGGGCACCAACGGGGACATCATGGCCCTCATGTACCGCCAGTACTCGGACGGTGAGCGCGAGCGCCACAACATGCGCGGCATCGTCACCGGCAAGGACGTGCGCATCGGCGGCTCCGAGGGCCGCGTGAAGGCCACCGGCCAGGGCGTCGTCTACTGCATCGAGGACTACTACGCCGACCGCGGCGAGACGCTCAAGGGCAAGACGTTCACCATGCAGGGCTTCGGCAACGTGGGCTCCCACTGCGCCGCCATCCTCTGCAACCTGGGCGCCCGCCTGCTGGCCGTCAATGACGCCGACGGCTCCATCTACAACGGCGACGGCATCGACGTGCCCGCCCTCATGGCCTACGTCAACGATCCGAAGAACCTCAAGAAGAGCGTGGCCGGCTTCCCCGGCGCCCAGCGCATCGAGAAGAAGGATCTCTGGGAGATCCAGGCCGACATGCTCATCCCCGCCGCGCTCGGTGGCGAGATCACCGCGGACGTGGCCGAGAAGCTCAAGGTCAAGCTCATCGCCGAGGGCGCCAACGGCCCCACCACCCCCGAGGCCGACCGCGTCCTGCAGAAGCGCGGCATCGATCTCATCCCGGACATCATCGCCAACGCCGGCGGCGTCACGGTGAGCTACTACGAGTGGATCCAGAACAAGCGCATGGAGCGCTGGAGCGAGGCCGAGGTGGATCAGCGCCTCGAGAAGGCGATGAAGCGCAACTACCGCATCATCCGCGACATCTCCCGCAACCAGTCGCGCAAGACGGAGATGCACGACAGCCGCCAGTACACCATCGGCAAGGTGGTGGACCCGCGCTGCGCCGCGATGATCCTCGCGCTCAAGCGCATCGAGGCCCACTACCTGCTCGAGGGCTTCTCGCAGTAA
- a CDS encoding PilZ domain-containing protein: MNERRSHLRFDKVFTVYLSTRDGMTRGIGRNISARGLFVETREPLPLGEKLKITFAGEDGTEMTCLCEVRYQVALAYGKQDGREGNSRGVGLRIVAYETQDEAPLLLVDRERVMH, encoded by the coding sequence TTGAACGAGCGCCGTTCACATCTTCGGTTCGACAAGGTCTTCACCGTCTACCTGAGCACGCGGGATGGGATGACGCGAGGCATCGGGCGCAACATCAGCGCGAGGGGGCTCTTCGTGGAAACGCGCGAGCCGCTGCCGCTGGGCGAGAAGCTGAAGATCACCTTCGCGGGCGAGGACGGCACGGAGATGACGTGCCTGTGCGAGGTCCGCTACCAGGTAGCGCTGGCGTACGGGAAGCAGGACGGGCGCGAGGGCAACAGCCGGGGCGTGGGCCTGCGCATCGTGGCGTACGAGACGCAGGACGAGGCGCCGCTGCTGCTGGTGGATCGCGAGCGGGTGATGCACTGA
- a CDS encoding trypsin-like peptidase domain-containing protein, with product MVSLRSLRCLLLSSLVLASSAMADPGVDAWLQARAREQAAFLNPPVERPSSPGVPLGLWRERAADDPGIPHFVPPTSLAPLIHAVEAGVVNITTANVPKMGVSGRSTGSGFVLTPDGLVVTNNHVVAQARAIVVRLADGREFDAQVVGRDASTDVALLRLSDVGPEVLPAVYLGDSDRLEVGDWVVAIGNPFGLDHSVAHGMISAKERVLGIGVFDDFIQTDALINPGNSGGPLFNMRGEVVGVNTAIMSQGQGIGFAVPINMVKDLLPNLRENGRLERGWLGVDIDDAYPGTDARNDGRALVVKDVYRKSPAAKAGLRPGDRLLAVNGKAMASYQQLLRKVALMAPGTETKLTLMRGSETREVSVTLSVRPAPETLRALSSPGNVEELGLVLGDLSPDVATQMGYEPYAGALVTGVVPRSVAAQAGLIAGDVVTEVNRRRVKDVAGVRAALEKGAGANVLLRVQRGEVQQYVALSP from the coding sequence ATGGTCTCTCTCCGCTCGCTCCGCTGCCTGCTCCTGTCGAGTCTGGTGCTCGCCTCGTCCGCGATGGCGGACCCGGGCGTGGACGCCTGGCTCCAGGCGCGGGCTCGGGAGCAGGCGGCCTTCCTCAACCCTCCCGTGGAGCGGCCTTCCAGCCCGGGAGTACCCCTGGGACTGTGGCGTGAGCGCGCCGCCGACGATCCGGGCATTCCCCACTTCGTTCCCCCCACCTCGCTGGCGCCGCTGATCCACGCGGTGGAGGCGGGGGTCGTCAACATCACCACGGCGAACGTGCCGAAGATGGGCGTCTCGGGGCGCTCCACGGGCTCGGGCTTCGTGCTGACGCCGGACGGGCTGGTGGTGACCAACAACCACGTGGTGGCCCAGGCGCGGGCCATCGTCGTGCGCCTGGCGGACGGGCGCGAGTTCGATGCCCAGGTGGTGGGGCGGGATGCGTCCACGGACGTGGCGCTGCTGCGGCTGAGCGACGTAGGCCCGGAGGTGCTCCCGGCGGTATACCTGGGAGACTCGGACCGGCTCGAGGTGGGGGACTGGGTGGTGGCCATCGGCAACCCGTTCGGGCTGGATCACTCGGTGGCGCACGGGATGATCTCCGCCAAGGAGCGCGTGCTGGGGATAGGCGTGTTCGACGACTTCATCCAGACGGACGCGCTGATCAACCCGGGAAACTCGGGCGGCCCGCTCTTCAACATGCGTGGCGAGGTGGTGGGCGTGAACACCGCCATCATGAGCCAGGGGCAGGGCATCGGCTTCGCGGTGCCCATCAACATGGTGAAGGATCTGCTGCCCAACCTGCGCGAGAACGGCCGGCTGGAGCGCGGGTGGCTCGGGGTGGACATCGACGATGCGTACCCCGGCACGGATGCGCGCAATGACGGGCGCGCGCTGGTGGTGAAGGACGTCTACCGCAAGAGCCCCGCGGCCAAGGCGGGGCTCCGTCCGGGAGACCGCCTGCTGGCGGTGAACGGCAAGGCCATGGCCTCCTACCAGCAGCTGCTGCGCAAGGTGGCGCTGATGGCACCCGGCACCGAGACGAAGCTGACCCTCATGCGTGGGAGCGAGACGCGGGAGGTGTCGGTGACGCTGTCCGTGCGTCCGGCGCCGGAGACACTGCGGGCGCTCTCCAGCCCAGGGAACGTGGAGGAGCTGGGGCTGGTGCTGGGAGACTTGTCGCCGGACGTGGCCACGCAGATGGGGTACGAGCCGTATGCGGGCGCGCTGGTGACGGGCGTCGTGCCGCGCAGCGTCGCGGCGCAGGCGGGCCTGATCGCCGGGGACGTGGTCACCGAGGTGAACCGCCGCCGGGTGAAGGACGTGGCGGGCGTGCGCGCGGCGCTGGAGAAGGGCGCGGGCGCCAATGTCCTGCTGCGGGTGCAGCGCGGCGAGGTTCAGCAATACGTGGCGCTCTCACCCTGA
- a CDS encoding nucleotide exchange factor GrpE, with protein MDGNPRTEDKSQDQSRTAESVASQQGQPPEGTTAEESAPRQEAPPGQDAERQRLEAELDAARRRVDELARAYQAVNKDREEFKQRLTRERERMMDVERGNVAVSLLEAIDELDRCLSMSGQEASSPLGQGVKMIRDGLLSKVQSLGIERLQVVGQPFDPNTAEAADMEITPQPEDDQKVVAEVRAGYRMKDRVIRPARVKVAKYVAPAQA; from the coding sequence ATGGACGGCAATCCCCGTACTGAGGACAAGAGCCAGGATCAGTCCCGCACCGCCGAGTCGGTGGCCTCGCAGCAGGGGCAACCGCCGGAGGGCACCACTGCCGAGGAGTCAGCTCCTCGGCAAGAGGCTCCGCCTGGGCAGGACGCGGAGCGGCAGCGGCTGGAGGCGGAGCTGGATGCGGCTCGCCGCCGCGTGGATGAGCTGGCGCGGGCCTACCAGGCGGTCAACAAGGACCGCGAGGAGTTCAAGCAGCGGCTCACCCGCGAGCGCGAGCGGATGATGGACGTGGAGCGCGGCAACGTGGCCGTCTCGCTCCTGGAGGCCATCGACGAGCTGGACCGCTGCCTGTCGATGAGCGGCCAGGAGGCCAGCTCTCCGCTGGGGCAGGGCGTGAAGATGATCCGCGACGGGCTGCTCTCCAAGGTGCAGTCGCTGGGCATCGAGCGGCTCCAGGTGGTGGGCCAGCCGTTCGATCCCAACACGGCCGAGGCGGCCGACATGGAGATCACCCCCCAGCCGGAGGACGATCAGAAGGTGGTGGCCGAGGTGCGGGCCGGCTACCGGATGAAGGACCGGGTCATCCGTCCGGCGCGGGTGAAGGTGGCCAAGTACGTGGCCCCAGCGCAGGCTTGA
- a CDS encoding serine/threonine-protein kinase: MSSTPSDRPSATGPVLLQSGRTTYELIQPLEQTWHGELLLARRRFDTNTGDYVVLKRLARDCREEDYRRLMEEVAITARLRHPGIAGMHDLEGTAGDPYLVLEYVEGHRLDTILEFAAQAGKPLSEAFACYLGAEAADALHHAHMLTTEQGRWLRLVHRNVSPRTLLVGTRGEVKLSDFGAVWASLPERQPTEDDVLPGNLAYASPELTRKGLIDGRADQFSLAAVLLHLLTGRPLIEGSDRVTQELHELRRRVEEASALGTGDRAAVALVMDLRARIRKLTWGFVSKIRELTSRDVAEATRNLSAGLRPILRRALAPRRTDRYASCEEFGHELRLHLWRIGQLYGRREAEREVAALVRLTSRGKAKGASSRALPSSSAQAAHKAAGGPSGRRGTAAGAGRRKREAPSR; the protein is encoded by the coding sequence ATGTCGAGCACCCCCTCGGACCGTCCGTCGGCCACAGGTCCTGTGCTCCTGCAATCCGGCCGTACGACGTACGAGCTCATCCAGCCCCTGGAGCAGACCTGGCACGGAGAGCTGCTGCTCGCCCGTCGGCGCTTCGATACGAACACGGGGGACTATGTCGTGCTCAAGCGGCTGGCCCGGGACTGCCGCGAGGAGGACTACCGGCGCCTCATGGAGGAGGTGGCCATCACCGCGCGGCTGAGGCACCCGGGCATCGCGGGCATGCACGACCTGGAGGGCACCGCTGGAGACCCCTACCTGGTGCTCGAGTACGTGGAGGGGCACCGGCTGGACACCATCCTCGAGTTCGCCGCGCAGGCGGGCAAGCCGCTGTCGGAGGCCTTCGCGTGCTACCTGGGCGCCGAGGCCGCGGACGCGCTCCACCACGCCCACATGCTCACCACGGAGCAGGGGCGCTGGCTGCGCCTGGTCCACCGCAACGTGTCGCCGCGCACCCTCCTGGTGGGCACCCGGGGCGAGGTGAAGCTCTCCGACTTCGGGGCCGTCTGGGCCTCGCTGCCGGAGCGCCAGCCCACCGAGGATGACGTGCTGCCCGGCAACCTCGCCTATGCCTCGCCCGAGCTGACGCGCAAGGGGCTCATCGACGGGCGCGCCGATCAGTTCTCGCTGGCCGCCGTGCTCCTGCACCTGCTCACGGGCCGGCCGCTGATCGAGGGCTCCGATCGCGTCACCCAGGAGCTGCACGAGCTCCGCCGTCGGGTGGAGGAGGCCTCCGCGCTGGGGACCGGGGATCGCGCCGCGGTCGCGCTCGTGATGGATCTCCGGGCGCGGATCCGGAAGCTGACGTGGGGCTTCGTCAGCAAGATCCGGGAGCTGACCTCGCGGGACGTGGCCGAGGCCACCCGCAACCTCTCCGCCGGCCTGCGGCCCATCCTCCGCCGCGCCCTGGCCCCGCGCCGGACGGACCGCTACGCCTCGTGCGAGGAGTTCGGCCATGAGCTGCGCCTGCACCTGTGGCGCATCGGCCAGCTCTATGGCCGGCGGGAGGCGGAGCGGGAGGTGGCGGCCCTGGTCCGGCTCACGTCTCGCGGGAAGGCCAAGGGCGCCTCCTCCCGAGCGCTCCCTTCCTCGAGTGCCCAGGCGGCCCACAAGGCTGCCGGGGGCCCCTCGGGACGCCGGGGGACCGCCGCGGGGGCGGGGCGCCGCAAGCGGGAGGCTCCCTCCCGTTGA
- a CDS encoding helix-turn-helix transcriptional regulator has translation MSQRQRALALGGAIRAARERAGLTQEEVASRIELHPMTYGGIERGRLLPSVSTLTRICVALKLDPDTLPDLRDVRD, from the coding sequence TTGAGCCAGCGACAACGGGCCCTGGCCCTCGGCGGCGCCATCCGGGCGGCCCGCGAGCGCGCCGGGCTGACCCAGGAAGAGGTCGCCAGCCGGATCGAGCTGCACCCGATGACCTACGGCGGCATCGAGCGTGGCCGGCTGCTGCCGAGCGTCTCCACGCTGACTCGAATCTGCGTGGCGCTGAAGCTCGACCCTGACACGCTGCCTGACCTGAGGGACGTGCGCGACTAG
- a CDS encoding MBL fold metallo-hydrolase RNA specificity domain-containing protein: MASIQFLGAAGTVTGSKFLLEHDGRRVLIDCGLFQGKKELRRLNWEPLPVPASSLDAIVLTHAHIDHTGGLPRVVRDGYDGPVYCTPGTRDLSALLLPDSAHLQEEEARYANKEHYSKHQPALPLYSVVDAERTVKLMESFGYERPKQILPGITLTFYRAGHILGSAVCVFDLKSSGQRVVFSGDLGRYNAPILRDPQGVPSATTLVVESTYGDREHGDTQPQEALCNAVKRAFDRRGMVIIPAFAVGRTQELLYHLRNLEEAGRIPEVDVFVDSPMACDATPIYLAHPEEHDLAMKGLVERGKTPLATRRTRFVTSPHDSKRLNQLEGPGIIISASGMATGGRVLHHLKHRLPDARNTVLFVGYQSEGTRGRRLLDGEKELKIHGQMIPVAADIRVVSGFSAHADWTETLRWMEGFESPPRQTLLVHGEPSALQALKNRVESKGWKAAVPRYMEQVELAG; the protein is encoded by the coding sequence ATGGCCTCCATCCAATTCCTCGGTGCCGCGGGCACCGTCACGGGCTCGAAGTTCCTGCTGGAGCATGACGGCCGGCGCGTGCTCATCGACTGCGGGCTGTTCCAGGGCAAGAAGGAGCTGCGGCGGCTGAACTGGGAGCCCCTACCCGTTCCAGCCAGCAGCCTGGACGCGATCGTCCTGACGCACGCGCACATCGACCACACGGGCGGGCTGCCGCGCGTGGTGCGCGACGGCTACGACGGCCCGGTCTACTGCACGCCCGGAACCCGGGATCTGTCGGCGCTGCTGCTGCCGGACTCGGCGCACCTGCAGGAGGAAGAGGCGCGCTACGCCAACAAGGAGCACTACTCCAAGCACCAGCCGGCGCTGCCGCTCTACTCGGTGGTCGATGCCGAGCGCACGGTGAAGCTGATGGAGTCGTTCGGCTACGAGCGGCCCAAGCAGATCCTCCCCGGCATCACCCTCACCTTCTACCGGGCGGGCCACATCCTCGGCTCGGCGGTGTGCGTGTTCGACCTGAAGAGCAGCGGGCAGCGCGTGGTGTTCAGCGGAGACCTGGGCCGCTACAACGCGCCCATCCTGAGGGATCCGCAGGGCGTCCCCTCCGCCACCACCCTGGTGGTGGAGAGCACCTACGGGGACCGGGAGCACGGCGACACCCAGCCGCAGGAGGCGCTGTGCAACGCGGTGAAGCGGGCCTTCGATCGGCGCGGCATGGTGATCATCCCCGCCTTCGCCGTGGGCCGCACCCAGGAGCTGCTGTACCACCTGCGCAACCTGGAGGAGGCGGGCCGCATCCCCGAGGTGGATGTGTTCGTGGACTCGCCCATGGCGTGCGACGCCACCCCCATCTACCTGGCCCACCCGGAGGAGCACGATCTGGCCATGAAGGGGCTGGTGGAGCGCGGGAAGACGCCGCTGGCCACGCGGCGCACGCGGTTCGTCACCTCGCCCCATGACAGCAAGCGGCTCAACCAGCTGGAGGGGCCGGGCATCATCATCTCCGCGTCGGGCATGGCCACGGGCGGGCGCGTGCTGCACCACCTCAAGCACCGGCTGCCGGATGCGCGCAACACGGTGCTCTTCGTGGGCTACCAGTCCGAGGGCACGCGCGGGCGCCGCCTGCTGGATGGGGAGAAGGAGCTGAAGATCCACGGGCAGATGATCCCGGTGGCGGCGGACATCCGCGTGGTGAGCGGCTTCTCCGCGCACGCGGACTGGACCGAGACGCTGCGCTGGATGGAGGGCTTCGAGTCCCCGCCCCGGCAGACGCTGCTGGTCCACGGCGAGCCCTCGGCGCTCCAGGCCCTCAAGAACCGCGTCGAGTCCAAGGGCTGGAAGGCCGCCGTGCCCCGCTACATGGAGCAGGTGGAACTGGCGGGCTGA
- a CDS encoding DUF6066 family protein encodes MNRFLVTVALLLPALALADVDPRFARMRDAAEPLGGLSAFLNRYIGECGDMFASSDCRTKADEFRKNYRGKKMYMIVTEDVATMVSPGPYQPATGNFIINILPFFPGGKYALTHGTPKKTDAQGNPVLPLLSVSGTTPEGWTGGMFARLFSSKGIRVQVVFTPLDIWSLPKPSGGKTFGVAARVEAILLTEGRTGEELGLWLDGKDAPKKK; translated from the coding sequence GTGAATCGCTTCCTCGTCACCGTTGCCCTGCTGCTGCCCGCGCTCGCCCTGGCGGACGTGGATCCCCGCTTCGCTCGGATGCGTGACGCCGCCGAGCCGCTGGGAGGCCTGAGCGCCTTCCTCAACCGCTACATCGGCGAGTGCGGAGACATGTTCGCCAGCAGCGACTGCCGCACGAAGGCGGACGAGTTCCGGAAGAACTACCGGGGCAAGAAGATGTACATGATCGTCACCGAGGACGTGGCGACCATGGTGTCCCCGGGCCCGTACCAGCCAGCCACGGGCAACTTCATCATCAACATCCTGCCCTTCTTCCCCGGTGGGAAGTACGCGCTGACACACGGCACGCCGAAGAAGACGGACGCGCAGGGCAACCCCGTGCTCCCGCTGCTGAGCGTGTCCGGCACCACGCCGGAGGGGTGGACCGGCGGCATGTTCGCGCGGCTGTTCTCCTCCAAGGGCATCCGCGTCCAGGTCGTCTTCACCCCGCTGGACATCTGGAGCCTGCCCAAGCCCTCGGGCGGGAAGACGTTCGGCGTGGCCGCCCGCGTGGAGGCCATCCTCCTGACGGAGGGGCGCACCGGCGAGGAGCTGGGGCTCTGGCTGGACGGCAAGGACGCCCCCAAGAAGAAGTAG
- the ftsH gene encoding ATP-dependent zinc metalloprotease FtsH, producing the protein MKQQDPIPSGGPGPRARKPEKPATPGKGFKLGSPLGYILLLVLGFLLFRNVFQDAGVRRVSYSQFREAIDNGQFSRVQISPEWVKGFLKDNAPPPAEQPGQDRALRGELNALPWMAYTVPGDEKLVELLEQKGIQYEAVPQSGFSEVLWIWLIPMGLVLLFWSFMMRRVTGGMGQGPQSVMSFGKTRAKVQAEADTGVGFKDVAGVDEAVDELREIVEFLKTPEKFRRLGGRIPKGVLLVGPPGTGKTLLARAVAGEAGVPFFSLSGSEFVEMFVGVGAARVRDLFAQANAKAPCIIFIDELDAIGKSRNAGIAGGHDEREQTLNQLLAEMDGFDGRTGLIILAATNRPEILDSALMRPGRFDRQVLVDRPDKRGREQVLVIHSRNVKLGPDVDLKIIASRTPGFAGADLANVVNEAALLAARRNRDFVMRADFEEAIERVVAGLEKKNRRMNEREKEIVAHHEAGHAVVGWMLPHAERVTKVSIIPRGLAALGYTMSLPLEDRYLMSLEELRDKMAGMMGGRAAEELFIGEISTGASNDIKQATEIARLMVREYGMSTLGPVALGGDHGSAFLRSAGVPESRSYSEQTARMVDEEVRKMVSEALDRAREVLSTHRDKVQALAARLLATEVVDEDAMVAILGPKVVAERGLIHPEARQVVAAHPAGEQEGNPPTQHASATTDA; encoded by the coding sequence ATGAAGCAGCAGGATCCGATTCCTTCTGGGGGACCGGGCCCACGGGCCAGGAAGCCTGAGAAGCCAGCAACGCCAGGCAAGGGTTTCAAGCTGGGCTCACCGCTCGGCTACATCCTCCTGCTCGTCCTGGGCTTCCTGCTGTTCCGGAACGTCTTCCAGGACGCGGGGGTCCGCCGCGTCAGCTACAGCCAGTTCCGTGAGGCCATCGACAACGGCCAGTTCAGCCGGGTGCAGATCTCCCCCGAGTGGGTGAAGGGCTTCCTCAAGGACAACGCCCCGCCGCCGGCGGAGCAGCCGGGGCAGGATCGAGCGCTGCGCGGCGAGCTCAACGCGCTGCCGTGGATGGCGTACACGGTCCCCGGCGACGAGAAGCTGGTGGAGCTGCTGGAGCAGAAGGGCATCCAGTACGAGGCGGTGCCCCAGTCCGGCTTCTCCGAGGTGCTGTGGATCTGGCTGATCCCCATGGGGCTCGTGCTGCTGTTCTGGAGCTTCATGATGCGGCGAGTCACCGGCGGCATGGGCCAGGGGCCGCAGAGCGTCATGAGCTTTGGCAAGACGCGCGCGAAGGTGCAGGCCGAGGCCGACACCGGCGTGGGCTTCAAGGACGTGGCCGGCGTGGACGAGGCCGTGGACGAGCTGCGGGAGATCGTCGAGTTCCTCAAGACGCCGGAGAAGTTCCGCCGTCTGGGTGGGCGCATCCCCAAGGGCGTGCTGCTGGTGGGCCCGCCAGGCACGGGCAAGACGCTGCTGGCTCGCGCCGTGGCCGGCGAGGCGGGCGTGCCGTTCTTCAGCCTCTCCGGCTCCGAGTTCGTGGAGATGTTCGTCGGCGTGGGCGCCGCCCGCGTGAGGGACTTGTTCGCCCAGGCCAACGCCAAGGCGCCGTGCATCATCTTCATCGACGAGCTGGACGCGATCGGCAAGAGCCGCAACGCGGGCATCGCTGGCGGCCATGACGAGCGCGAGCAGACGCTCAACCAGCTGCTGGCGGAGATGGACGGCTTCGACGGCCGCACCGGCCTGATCATCCTCGCGGCCACCAACCGGCCGGAGATCCTGGACAGCGCGCTGATGCGCCCGGGCCGCTTCGATCGGCAGGTGCTGGTGGATCGGCCGGACAAGCGGGGCCGCGAGCAGGTGCTGGTCATCCACTCGCGCAACGTGAAGCTGGGGCCGGACGTGGACCTCAAGATCATCGCCTCTCGCACGCCGGGCTTCGCGGGCGCGGACCTGGCCAACGTGGTGAACGAGGCGGCGCTGCTGGCCGCCCGGCGCAACCGCGACTTCGTCATGCGCGCGGACTTCGAGGAGGCCATCGAGCGCGTGGTGGCGGGCCTGGAGAAGAAGAACCGCCGGATGAACGAGCGCGAGAAGGAGATCGTCGCGCACCACGAGGCCGGCCACGCCGTGGTGGGCTGGATGCTGCCCCACGCCGAGCGCGTGACGAAGGTGTCCATCATCCCGCGCGGCCTGGCGGCGCTGGGCTACACCATGTCGCTGCCGCTCGAGGACCGCTACCTCATGTCGCTGGAGGAGCTGCGCGACAAGATGGCGGGCATGATGGGCGGCCGCGCCGCGGAGGAGCTCTTCATCGGGGAGATCTCCACCGGCGCCTCCAACGACATCAAGCAGGCCACGGAGATCGCCCGGCTGATGGTGCGTGAGTACGGCATGAGCACGCTGGGGCCGGTGGCGCTCGGCGGCGATCACGGCTCGGCGTTCCTGCGCTCCGCCGGGGTGCCCGAGTCCCGCTCCTACTCCGAGCAGACGGCGCGCATGGTGGACGAGGAGGTCCGCAAGATGGTGTCCGAGGCGCTCGACCGCGCCCGCGAGGTGCTCTCCACCCACCGTGACAAGGTGCAGGCCCTGGCCGCGCGCCTGCTCGCCACGGAGGTGGTGGACGAGGACGCCATGGTGGCCATCCTGGGGCCCAAGGTGGTGGCCGAGCGCGGCCTGATCCATCCCGAGGCCCGTCAGGTCGTCGCCGCTCATCCCGCCGGCGAGCAGGAAGGGAATCCTCCCACCCAGCACGCGAGCGCCACCACCGACGCCTGA